A genomic region of Solanum dulcamara chromosome 2, daSolDulc1.2, whole genome shotgun sequence contains the following coding sequences:
- the LOC129877875 gene encoding uncharacterized protein LOC129877875, translating into MEKAKQVVGSSSSSSSFTNELFGPKEPSNSTLFASVFGPPSTGLRRDPIHSGDHRGSSRIQDPGNQYGNNTKYGTSDNGSKRNQNEKLEAPCNLSSSIYYGGQDVYPPTNQTTGSQNNIVKKDGDGSNSASRGNWWQGSLYY; encoded by the exons ATGGAAAAGGCAAAGCAAGTAGTTggttcctcctcttcttcttcatctttcaCCAATGAGCTATTTGGTCCCAAAGAGCCTTCAAATTCAACTCTCTTTGCTTCCGTTTTTGGTCCACCTTCCAcg GGACTTAGAAGGGATCCCATTCACTCAGGGGATCATAGAGGTTCATCAAGAATCCAAGATCCTGGGAACCAGTATGGCAATAATACAAAATATGGGACTTCAG ATAATGGATCAAAAAGAAATCAGAATGAAAAATTAGAAGCTCCATGTAATTTGAGTTCATCTATTTACTATGGTGGTCAAGATGTTTATCCTCCAACTAATCAGACCACTGGCTCCCAGAAtaatatt GTAAAGAAAGATGGGGATGGTTCAAACTCTGCTTCAAGAGGAAATTGGTGGCAGG GATCACTCTACTACTAA